The genome window CCCACGCGGTCACGTGCCTCAAGAACGGTGACGGTGTGGCCGGCTCTGCGCAGCTCCCTCGCCGCGGTCAGGCCGGACGGACCGGCGCCGATGACGACGACGTCGCTCTCGATAATCCTCATGGTGTCCTCTCCGCGAGGCATGAGCCACGCTACAAAATGAATCATATTCATTTATTTCCGATTACTGTAGAGGAGAGGGCAAAGTTTGGAAAGCCCGCGGACGTTTCCGCAGGACAGAAGGGACTGAGCATGGCGTTGGATAACCAGGCTGCCAGTGGGCACGCACCCCGCCGTGCCGGCCGGCCCGTTAGCAAGGTCCTGACCAGGGAGAGCATCACCACCGCAACGCTGGAGCTGCTGGAAACCGCTGGGTACGAGGGCTTCACCATCGCTGCGCTCGCCAAACACCTGAAGGTTGCGCCGTCAGCGCTGTACAACCACGTTGAGTCGAAGAAGGACGTGCTCATCTGGGTCCAGGACCACCTCATGGGACTGGTGAACACCCGGGCGTTCCAGACCCAACCGTGGGATGACGCTCTTCGCGCGTGGGCCTGGTCCTACCGGGAGGCCTTCGCATCGCATGCCCCGCTGGTGCCCGTCATCGCGGTCATGCCGGTGGGAGGCGCATACGAAACCCTGCGCATGTATGAGGACGTAACGCGCGGATTGCTCGACGGGGGCTGGCCACGGGAACGTGTCATCTCAACCATCGTGGCGGTTGAGTCCTTCATCTACGGCTCGGCCATGGACGTCTCAGCGCCGACCAACATCTTTGACCCCGGCGCCCTCGCCGCCGACTTCCCCCTGTTCACGGCCGCGGTGACCGACAGCGCAACCGCTCCTTCCGGGCGCAGCAACGCCGATGACGCGTTCGACGCCGGCCTCGAGGCGCTGATCGAAGGCCTTCGGGCACAGCTCGAACGGCTGCGGGCCGGAAGCCACAGGTAAGCAGGCCAGGACGAACAC of Arthrobacter sp. JZ12 contains these proteins:
- a CDS encoding TetR/AcrR family transcriptional regulator C-terminal domain-containing protein → MALDNQAASGHAPRRAGRPVSKVLTRESITTATLELLETAGYEGFTIAALAKHLKVAPSALYNHVESKKDVLIWVQDHLMGLVNTRAFQTQPWDDALRAWAWSYREAFASHAPLVPVIAVMPVGGAYETLRMYEDVTRGLLDGGWPRERVISTIVAVESFIYGSAMDVSAPTNIFDPGALAADFPLFTAAVTDSATAPSGRSNADDAFDAGLEALIEGLRAQLERLRAGSHR